A window of Methanolobus sediminis contains these coding sequences:
- the hisC gene encoding histidinol-phosphate transaminase, protein MSRPELIKGVVNSIAEYVPGKSIEEIAKKYGINPKDIIKLGSNENVLGPSPKAVEALVSTASKVNIYPSADASELVEALSVYTGLPIENICASGPGMDGLLDNLMRILIEPGDEVVIPTPTFSYYEIAARANGATAIHVAPGEGLEFDVAAIKEAITDRTKVVFLCSPNNPTGMLTSEDDVRSLLGSTKGLVFVDEAYVDFANCNLSKLVLEYDNLVIGRTFSKAFGLAGLRIGYGLMPAWLKVQYMKIATPFNVSLPAVMAGVAALSDSEYLKESISMTVEGRKFLTEKIPFKVYESQANFILVDVSPLIAKDVSESLMKKGIIVRDCRSFKNAGESLIRVTVGTREQNEKVVSAFEEAKAGSN, encoded by the coding sequence TTGAGCAGGCCTGAGCTAATCAAGGGCGTTGTAAATTCGATTGCAGAATATGTTCCTGGAAAATCCATAGAGGAAATTGCAAAGAAATACGGCATCAATCCAAAGGATATCATAAAGCTGGGTTCCAATGAGAATGTTCTTGGTCCGTCTCCTAAGGCAGTTGAAGCTCTTGTATCTACTGCTTCAAAAGTGAATATATATCCTTCAGCTGATGCTTCCGAGCTTGTGGAAGCTCTCTCTGTATACACAGGTCTTCCTATTGAGAACATATGTGCTTCCGGTCCGGGCATGGACGGTTTGCTTGACAACCTCATGCGTATACTTATCGAGCCTGGGGATGAAGTGGTAATTCCAACCCCAACATTCTCCTATTATGAGATTGCAGCACGTGCAAACGGAGCGACTGCGATTCATGTAGCTCCCGGTGAAGGGCTGGAATTCGATGTAGCTGCCATAAAGGAAGCTATTACTGACAGGACAAAAGTTGTATTCCTCTGTTCCCCAAACAACCCTACCGGCATGCTTACTTCAGAAGATGATGTCCGTTCTCTTCTTGGATCTACAAAGGGACTTGTGTTTGTGGATGAGGCATATGTTGATTTTGCGAACTGCAATCTCTCAAAACTGGTGCTTGAGTACGATAACCTTGTAATCGGCAGAACCTTCTCAAAGGCATTCGGACTTGCGGGTCTGAGAATCGGATATGGTTTGATGCCAGCATGGCTCAAAGTCCAGTATATGAAGATCGCAACTCCTTTCAATGTCAGTCTGCCTGCTGTTATGGCAGGAGTGGCTGCACTTTCTGATTCGGAATATCTGAAGGAGAGTATCTCAATGACTGTGGAAGGCCGTAAGTTCCTGACAGAGAAGATACCATTTAAGGTGTATGAATCTCAGGCCAATTTCATCCTTGTGGATGTTTCACCATTGATTGCAAAGGATGTATCAGAGTCTCTTATGAAAAAAGGCATCATTGTAAGGGATTGTCGCTCTTTCAAAAATGCCGGTGAATCACTGATACGTGTGACCGTGGGAACCCGGGAACAGAATGAGAAAGTAGTGTCAGCCTTTGAAGAAGCAAAGGCCGGTTCTAACTGA
- a CDS encoding dihydroneopterin aldolase family protein — protein sequence MQENEVITDRDNVLFEAGIKLGALYHQFTGSPVNLDTVDSLEKGIQESISVQPCVEKISVSINRDMISSKLNGKYGYCELEGRMLDVHITAIFKTAKVDVSLAFDTELDYPLMKIEKIY from the coding sequence ATGCAGGAAAACGAAGTAATAACTGACAGGGATAACGTACTTTTTGAAGCAGGTATCAAGCTTGGTGCACTTTATCACCAGTTCACAGGCTCACCGGTCAATCTGGATACAGTCGATAGTCTGGAAAAAGGAATACAGGAAAGTATTTCAGTTCAGCCCTGCGTTGAGAAGATAAGTGTCTCCATCAACAGGGACATGATAAGTTCCAAGCTAAACGGCAAGTACGGCTACTGCGAACTTGAAGGGCGCATGCTGGATGTTCATATCACAGCCATATTCAAAACTGCAAAAGTGGATGTCAGCCTGGCATTTGACACAGAACTTGACTACCCACTTATGAAAATAGAAAAAATATATTGA
- a CDS encoding archaetidylserine synthase produces the protein MNQILHTLKLPDFVTLLNALCGVIAIIIVLDGFTYLAPLLILIAAIADGADGHLARKFSSSEIGGNLDSLADVISFGVAPVIITYSYITGAQAQYILLPAMLFYFICGILRLARFNTMHLGMNAFSGLPITAGGIAVSSYLLIGERFFDTYTMALLAIVLGFLMISNVTYIKARNKNILVSLTLIFAATIVSYFVNIEYTHIMASILSGLMTFYIISPIIKKNKEVQYAGKRSNN, from the coding sequence GTGAACCAGATACTCCATACATTAAAACTACCTGATTTTGTCACTTTACTGAATGCATTGTGTGGAGTTATTGCCATTATAATTGTGCTTGATGGTTTTACTTATCTTGCACCACTGCTCATACTAATTGCTGCAATTGCAGATGGCGCCGATGGTCATCTTGCCCGCAAATTCTCATCCAGTGAAATAGGAGGTAACCTGGATTCACTTGCAGACGTTATTTCATTTGGAGTCGCACCCGTTATAATCACATACTCATATATCACTGGAGCACAAGCACAGTATATTCTGCTTCCTGCAATGTTATTCTATTTCATATGTGGCATACTGAGACTTGCAAGGTTTAACACAATGCATCTGGGTATGAATGCATTTAGCGGTTTACCAATAACTGCCGGAGGCATAGCCGTATCTTCATATCTACTCATTGGCGAGCGATTCTTTGATACATATACTATGGCTTTGCTGGCAATAGTACTCGGTTTTCTCATGATCAGCAACGTGACATACATCAAAGCAAGAAATAAGAATATACTTGTTTCACTCACACTGATATTCGCTGCAACCATTGTTTCATACTTTGTAAATATCGAATACACCCACATTATGGCATCAATACTTTCCGGACTGATGACATTTTACATAATCTCACCTATCATCAAGAAGAACAAAGAGGTACAATATGCAGGAAAACGAAGTAATAACTGA
- a CDS encoding phosphatidylserine decarboxylase, which yields MLAKGSFPWILTSITVSVVSFFAYLLYKVPYSGMIAALGISVTIFFLFFFRDPEREIKEHESHMLSPADGRVVDIRDRKICIFMNFQNVHVNRLPITGKIHTIEHKKGGYIPAFCKDSHRNERSHTLIETEHGLVEVIQIAGTVTRRIVSYVQEGDHMKQGQRFGMIRFGSRVDVTIPENFDILIKKGDRLFAGETVIARIK from the coding sequence ATGCTTGCAAAAGGTTCTTTTCCCTGGATACTAACATCCATCACTGTAAGTGTGGTAAGCTTCTTTGCATACCTGCTATACAAAGTTCCATATTCCGGAATGATTGCTGCACTTGGAATATCAGTCACAATATTCTTCTTATTCTTTTTCAGAGACCCCGAAAGAGAAATAAAGGAACACGAGAGCCACATGCTCTCACCTGCAGATGGCAGAGTAGTGGACATAAGAGATCGGAAAATCTGTATTTTTATGAACTTCCAGAATGTTCATGTAAACAGATTGCCAATTACCGGTAAGATACACACTATCGAACATAAAAAAGGTGGATACATCCCTGCATTCTGCAAAGATTCACATCGGAACGAAAGAAGCCATACGCTTATAGAAACAGAGCATGGCCTGGTAGAAGTGATACAGATAGCAGGAACAGTCACACGTAGAATTGTCTCCTATGTGCAGGAAGGAGATCACATGAAACAAGGGCAGCGTTTTGGAATGATACGCTTTGGATCAAGAGTTGATGTTACAATTCCAGAAAATTTTGATATATTAATAAAAAAGGGAGACCGCTTATTTGCCGGTGAAACAGTAATTGCCAGAATAAAATAA
- the artA gene encoding archaeosortase A, giving the protein MIENILWIAVALMLIGSILPKTVEVRRAVSAAGWGFFSIHWFYQPLHYIEIRDYVNVALVITVGITCLIIDYTMFREYRKKNIPSPDITTMATSATALGCLFYFPFAQMEVLNVGIISQVTDTVLLTLHYLNIPAELVAWNKITLNGYTVEIILACTAIESIALFIGLIASVNAPIKRLAAAFIASVPVIYILNILRDAFVIIAYGYQWFGPESFEIAHNTIAKIGSGFALFVIAYIVMRILPELVDLIEGIWFLVTGFVQKLFYKVVGNQ; this is encoded by the coding sequence ATGATCGAAAATATTCTATGGATTGCAGTTGCCCTCATGCTTATCGGATCGATTTTGCCGAAAACTGTGGAGGTGCGCAGAGCAGTATCTGCAGCAGGATGGGGATTTTTCTCCATACACTGGTTCTATCAGCCATTGCACTATATCGAAATCAGGGATTACGTAAATGTTGCCTTGGTTATAACAGTCGGAATAACCTGCTTGATCATAGATTATACTATGTTTAGAGAATACAGGAAAAAGAACATCCCTTCACCTGACATTACAACAATGGCTACCAGCGCGACAGCGCTTGGCTGTCTGTTTTACTTCCCTTTTGCACAAATGGAAGTCCTGAATGTAGGAATCATATCCCAGGTCACGGATACCGTACTTCTTACCCTGCATTACCTGAACATCCCAGCTGAACTGGTAGCATGGAACAAAATAACACTTAACGGATACACAGTAGAGATTATACTTGCCTGCACTGCTATTGAGAGTATAGCACTTTTCATAGGCCTCATCGCATCAGTAAACGCACCAATTAAAAGATTGGCAGCAGCATTCATAGCTTCAGTGCCTGTTATATATATATTAAATATACTAAGAGATGCTTTTGTAATTATAGCCTATGGGTACCAGTGGTTCGGTCCTGAAAGCTTTGAAATAGCCCATAATACTATTGCAAAGATAGGATCAGGATTTGCATTATTTGTAATCGCTTACATTGTCATGCGCATACTACCGGAGCTGGTAGACCTGATAGAAGGAATCTGGTTTTTGGTTACCGGATTTGTTCAGAAGCTATTCTATAAAGTAGTAGGAAACCAGTAA
- a CDS encoding NUDIX hydrolase produces the protein MPPTTPKLTVDAVIVLNRQIVLIERKNAPFQGKFALPGGFVDIGETTEEAVVREVLEETGLTIEIVKLLGVYSEPSRDPRGHTVSVVYLTLGKGEPRADSDAKAVHLFDVSDIPQMAFDHNLIIDNARSDIYGILSRM, from the coding sequence ATGCCCCCCACAACCCCGAAATTAACAGTTGATGCAGTAATCGTATTGAACAGGCAAATTGTACTGATAGAACGAAAAAACGCTCCTTTTCAGGGAAAATTCGCACTTCCCGGAGGTTTTGTGGACATTGGTGAGACAACAGAAGAGGCTGTTGTGCGTGAGGTTCTTGAAGAAACAGGCCTTACAATAGAAATAGTTAAGTTACTTGGAGTATATTCTGAACCTTCGCGCGACCCCCGCGGACACACGGTGAGCGTAGTTTACCTGACTCTGGGGAAAGGTGAACCCAGAGCCGATTCAGATGCTAAGGCGGTACATTTGTTCGATGTTTCGGATATACCGCAAATGGCTTTTGACCATAACTTAATAATAGATAATGCGAGAAGTGATATTTATGGAATTTTGTCCCGAATGTAA
- a CDS encoding transcription factor S, translating to MEFCPECKSMMFPAGDSFKCRKCGFVKGKQQGSEALVSKESREKRDVTVLEGNVDQGLPTTTVRCEECGHNVAYWWLRQLRSADESETRFFKCTKCGCTWREYD from the coding sequence ATGGAATTTTGTCCCGAATGTAAAAGTATGATGTTCCCTGCAGGTGATTCATTTAAGTGCAGAAAATGTGGTTTTGTAAAGGGAAAACAGCAAGGCTCTGAGGCACTTGTATCAAAAGAATCCAGGGAAAAGAGGGATGTCACTGTGCTTGAAGGTAATGTAGATCAGGGTCTTCCTACAACCACTGTAAGATGTGAGGAATGTGGGCACAACGTTGCATATTGGTGGTTGCGCCAGCTTAGATCTGCTGATGAATCAGAGACACGTTTCTTCAAATGTACAAAGTGTGGCTGTACCTGGCGTGAATACGACTAA
- the pcn gene encoding proliferating cell nuclear antigen (pcna), with translation MFKATIDADILKTAIETLSVLVDEARFRISPEGLVVRAVDPANVAMVSFELSSSAFDEFNADDSEIGMDLSKISDIFSVAGRDEKVVMELDEMSQKMSLHLGGLSYTLALLDPSTIRAEPRIPQLELPAEVVLNGKDLQRAVKAAEKISDHMLLGIDEDVFYMEAEGDTDRVRLDMTRDSLIDLKSGEARSLFSLDYLSDIVKPASRSNEVTVELGKDFPVKIGFTIANGAGKVGYLLAPRIESD, from the coding sequence ATGTTCAAGGCAACTATTGATGCAGATATTTTAAAGACTGCAATTGAAACTCTTTCGGTTCTTGTTGATGAAGCACGTTTCAGGATCTCTCCTGAAGGCCTGGTTGTAAGGGCTGTAGACCCTGCAAATGTGGCTATGGTAAGTTTTGAGCTTAGCTCAAGTGCTTTTGATGAGTTCAATGCTGATGATTCCGAGATTGGTATGGACCTCTCAAAGATCAGTGATATTTTCAGTGTTGCAGGCAGGGATGAGAAAGTTGTCATGGAATTAGATGAGATGTCACAGAAAATGTCACTTCATCTTGGTGGTCTTTCATATACTCTTGCCTTGCTTGATCCATCTACTATCAGGGCAGAACCAAGGATACCACAGCTAGAGTTGCCTGCTGAGGTTGTCCTTAATGGAAAGGATCTCCAGAGGGCTGTAAAAGCCGCCGAGAAGATAAGTGACCACATGTTGCTTGGTATTGATGAAGATGTCTTCTATATGGAAGCTGAAGGTGACACAGACCGCGTACGCCTTGACATGACGCGTGACAGTCTTATTGACCTGAAATCAGGTGAGGCACGTTCACTTTTCTCACTGGATTACCTGTCCGATATAGTCAAACCTGCTTCACGTTCTAATGAAGTTACCGTAGAGCTTGGAAAGGACTTCCCTGTGAAGATTGGGTTCACGATTGCAAACGGTGCAGGAAAGGTCGGTTATCTTCTGGCTCCGAGGATCGAGTCTGACTGA
- the priL gene encoding DNA primase regulatory subunit PriL, whose product MDEKDFALYPYISGASAHVKNLGISLDRLVTSRAMESARIRGKERVMQAIEGELFKPSLSVSDEQKILLELLSYPFSRILVSCIDDPFLIRRYCLAEAVASYKLLKTMNLDFLEEFASDFSVYPDTSDSGFKLHFTSYIRMASSLKAIEWKLVNRKLHHGNVNVSKEEFSRLLQELIKERVEHNLPMPVNEELVQSCEPYLADIRELLEERKSTFGDSEFESVETDLFPPCITQAIANTQAGVNLAHSMRFAMTAFLLTIGMTVDDIMNLFTASPDFDIEKARYQIEHIAGSSGTHYKPPSCSTMQTYGNCYAPDEMCKKISHPLNYYSRKVWFRKRDTQKAAGNNAPEKSPDE is encoded by the coding sequence ATGGATGAAAAAGACTTTGCACTATATCCTTACATTTCCGGGGCATCAGCACATGTAAAAAACCTCGGAATATCCCTTGATCGCCTGGTTACTTCCAGAGCCATGGAATCTGCACGAATCCGTGGAAAAGAACGTGTTATGCAGGCGATCGAAGGTGAGCTGTTCAAGCCTTCTCTTTCTGTATCAGATGAACAGAAGATATTGCTGGAACTGCTTTCCTACCCATTTTCAAGAATACTTGTTTCATGTATCGATGATCCTTTTCTGATTCGCAGGTACTGTCTTGCAGAGGCTGTTGCCTCATACAAACTCCTGAAGACAATGAACCTTGATTTCCTTGAGGAGTTTGCATCTGATTTTTCTGTGTATCCTGATACAAGTGATTCTGGATTTAAGCTGCATTTTACCTCATACATTAGAATGGCAAGTTCCCTAAAAGCAATTGAATGGAAACTTGTTAATCGCAAGCTTCATCATGGAAACGTGAACGTTTCAAAAGAAGAGTTCTCCCGTCTTTTACAGGAACTTATCAAGGAACGTGTTGAACACAATCTGCCCATGCCTGTGAATGAAGAACTTGTACAGTCATGTGAGCCTTATCTTGCAGATATCCGGGAGTTGCTTGAGGAACGAAAGAGCACTTTTGGTGATTCGGAATTTGAATCAGTTGAAACTGATCTTTTCCCTCCGTGTATTACACAAGCTATAGCTAATACTCAGGCAGGTGTGAACCTTGCTCATTCCATGAGATTTGCCATGACTGCATTCCTGCTAACTATAGGTATGACCGTTGATGACATTATGAATCTCTTTACTGCATCGCCTGATTTTGATATCGAAAAGGCCAGGTATCAGATCGAGCATATTGCTGGTTCTTCAGGTACTCACTACAAGCCACCATCTTGCTCAACAATGCAGACTTATGGTAATTGCTATGCTCCTGATGAAATGTGCAAGAAAATAAGCCATCCTCTCAATTATTACAGCCGCAAGGTCTGGTTCAGGAAAAGAGATACTCAAAAGGCTGCTGGGAATAATGCTCCTGAAAAGAGTCCGGATGAGTGA
- a CDS encoding PEF-CTERM sorting domain-containing protein: MKSTSHFGSVEIPEFPTIAIPVAAIIGLAFFMQRRKDC; the protein is encoded by the coding sequence TTGAAGAGTACATCACATTTTGGCTCTGTAGAAATCCCTGAGTTCCCAACAATTGCAATCCCTGTCGCAGCAATTATCGGACTTGCATTCTTCATGCAGCGCAGAAAGGACTGTTAA
- a CDS encoding shikimate kinase, with the protein MIITLIGMPGAGKSSAGMKLASLLGYEFIDTDKLVIDNSGKDLQDIVNDLGDIALLKAEEQSIINMELKDNCIIATGGSVVYSEKAMNFLKGHSVIVYLDVPFGTIVYRLSNLATRGVVGLKEKGLRGLYEERTGLYMSFADYTINVSRNDKVMGVVKKIMSEVMPESDS; encoded by the coding sequence ATGATTATAACTCTCATCGGCATGCCGGGCGCAGGGAAAAGTTCTGCGGGAATGAAACTTGCTTCCTTACTTGGCTATGAGTTTATCGATACGGATAAATTAGTTATCGATAACTCCGGAAAAGATTTGCAGGATATAGTTAATGACCTGGGGGACATAGCATTGCTGAAAGCCGAGGAACAGAGTATCATCAACATGGAGCTGAAGGATAATTGTATCATTGCTACTGGTGGGAGTGTTGTCTACTCAGAAAAAGCAATGAATTTCCTGAAAGGGCACTCCGTTATTGTTTATCTTGATGTTCCTTTTGGAACAATTGTTTACCGCCTGTCAAATCTTGCAACCCGCGGCGTAGTAGGCCTTAAGGAAAAAGGTCTTCGTGGTCTTTATGAAGAGAGGACAGGGCTTTACATGTCTTTTGCGGACTATACTATAAACGTTTCCCGAAACGATAAAGTGATGGGGGTTGTAAAAAAGATAATGAGTGAAGTTATGCCTGAGTCTGACTCCTGA
- a CDS encoding PFL family protein — protein sequence MLIHPEEILETIKMVSSENLDIRTVTMGISLRGCSHPDIDIFNENVYNRIMHYAKDLVKTTNDIQNLYGIPIINKRISVTPIAIVAESCDTTDLTSVARTLDRAAEDAGVDFIGGFSALVQKGMTPGDLNLINSIPRALANTNKVCSSVNVATTKAGINMDAVALMGKVIKETAELTKDNAGIGCAKLVVFANAPEDNPFMAGAFHGVGEPDCVINVGVSGPGVVNSTVRSLQDPTLGDISECIKKTAFKITRMGEMVGREAARRLNVQFGVLDLSLAPTPAIGDSVAAILEAMGLESCGTHGTTAALALLNDAVKKGGAMASSSVGGLSGAFIPVSEDADMIRAVQRGSLTLDKLEAMTSVCSVGLDMIAVPGDTSSSTISAIIADEMAIGMINKKTTAVRVIPAPGTKVGDMIEFGGLLGSAPVMPVHNFSSEQFISRGGRIPAPIQSLTN from the coding sequence ATGTTAATCCATCCTGAAGAGATCCTTGAAACAATAAAAATGGTAAGTAGTGAGAATCTTGACATAAGGACAGTCACCATGGGTATCAGTCTTCGCGGCTGCAGTCATCCTGATATCGATATTTTCAATGAGAATGTTTATAACCGGATAATGCATTACGCAAAGGATCTTGTAAAGACCACCAATGATATCCAGAACCTTTACGGCATTCCTATTATTAACAAACGTATTTCAGTAACACCAATAGCTATTGTCGCAGAGAGTTGCGATACTACTGATCTGACATCAGTTGCCCGGACTCTTGACCGGGCGGCTGAGGATGCTGGTGTTGACTTCATCGGAGGTTTCAGTGCACTTGTTCAGAAAGGTATGACTCCTGGTGACCTTAATCTTATCAACTCTATCCCACGAGCTCTTGCTAATACTAATAAAGTATGTTCCTCTGTGAATGTAGCAACTACTAAAGCAGGTATTAATATGGATGCTGTTGCCCTGATGGGTAAAGTCATCAAAGAAACTGCAGAGCTGACAAAAGATAATGCCGGTATTGGTTGCGCGAAACTTGTGGTATTTGCAAATGCACCGGAAGATAATCCATTCATGGCAGGTGCTTTCCACGGTGTTGGTGAACCGGATTGTGTAATCAATGTCGGTGTGAGCGGTCCCGGAGTCGTCAATTCCACTGTGCGCTCTCTTCAAGACCCTACATTGGGTGACATTTCAGAGTGCATCAAAAAGACTGCTTTTAAGATCACCAGAATGGGTGAAATGGTGGGACGTGAAGCTGCCCGCAGGCTCAATGTCCAGTTTGGTGTGCTTGACCTATCTCTTGCCCCGACTCCTGCTATAGGTGATAGTGTTGCCGCCATCCTTGAGGCCATGGGTCTGGAAAGCTGTGGTACACACGGTACGACTGCTGCACTGGCACTTTTGAATGATGCTGTTAAAAAAGGAGGAGCTATGGCATCTTCGTCTGTTGGTGGCCTGAGTGGTGCTTTCATTCCAGTCAGTGAGGATGCGGATATGATCAGAGCTGTTCAGCGAGGTTCTCTTACATTGGACAAGCTGGAGGCTATGACAAGTGTATGTTCTGTTGGTCTTGATATGATAGCAGTTCCTGGAGATACTTCATCCTCCACCATATCCGCTATTATTGCAGATGAAATGGCTATCGGTATGATCAATAAAAAGACAACTGCTGTCAGGGTAATCCCAGCTCCGGGCACAAAGGTCGGTGACATGATAGAATTCGGTGGCCTGCTTGGAAGCGCACCGGTAATGCCAGTGCATAATTTCAGTTCCGAACAGTTCATTTCAAGAGGCGGACGCATTCCTGCACCTATACAATCGCTTACTAACTGA
- a CDS encoding ACT domain-containing protein encodes MSSSRFIITVIGIDKVGIVAGITQTMAEYNVNIVDISQTIMDDLFTMIMLAQITEENFDLSAFQQAMSEKGTALGVEVKVQHEDAFRFMHRI; translated from the coding sequence ATGTCATCCAGTCGTTTTATAATTACTGTTATTGGTATCGATAAAGTTGGTATCGTTGCGGGTATCACGCAGACTATGGCAGAGTACAATGTCAATATAGTTGACATAAGCCAGACAATTATGGATGACCTGTTCACCATGATTATGTTAGCGCAAATAACCGAAGAGAACTTTGACCTTTCAGCTTTCCAGCAGGCAATGTCTGAAAAAGGCACTGCCCTGGGTGTGGAAGTTAAGGTTCAGCATGAAGATGCTTTCCGTTTTATGCACAGGATCTGA
- a CDS encoding DUF5371 family protein, with protein MVKIVHAQTVLTEDELAALKKKCNESSTKEALSMAVQHYLECEYTDLDDKMWTKKLEKVVQKKKQKKV; from the coding sequence ATGGTTAAAATTGTACACGCACAAACTGTACTCACGGAAGATGAACTGGCGGCTTTAAAGAAGAAATGTAATGAGTCGTCAACAAAAGAAGCCTTGAGTATGGCGGTGCAACATTATCTCGAGTGCGAATACACCGACCTCGATGATAAAATGTGGACCAAGAAACTTGAAAAAGTAGTCCAGAAAAAAAAGCAGAAAAAAGTATAG